One window of the Cotesia glomerata isolate CgM1 linkage group LG10, MPM_Cglom_v2.3, whole genome shotgun sequence genome contains the following:
- the LOC123273367 gene encoding metabotropic glutamate receptor-like protein P, translated as MVGGNKRMRNNIVPHKFIEQSKSSSMNDAPSMDVDQLGTETMNLNIAKLRLDQISGSITDNLNSECTNQFNFNIQEDYDKNRSNICDDRPAIGSQKLNVGVQVKIKSLNRSVKVQCKPVTKDRPSSPIEQLIENENAHNYCSQPTNNDPLSNPSPNTTNLSSNTTASSFPTSSDNFLTTNGSTENEWKNTFQQEEFQKRNLKQTRKNSVFTS; from the coding sequence ATGGTTGGTGGTAACAAACGGATGAGGAATAATATTGTGCctcataaatttattgagcAATCAAAATCCTCAAGCATGAATGATGCTCCTTCAATGGATGTAGATCAACTAGGTACTGaaacaatgaatttaaatattgccAAGTTACGGCTGGATCAAATCTCTGGAAGTATAAcggataatttaaattctgaGTGCACAAaccaatttaatttcaatatacAAGAAGATTATGATAAGAACAGATCCAATATCTGCGATGACCGCCCTGCTATTGGAAGTCAAAAACTGAATGTTGGTGTCCAAGTCAAGATAAAGAGTTTAAACAGGAGTGTAAAAGTTCAATGTAAACCTGTGACTAAAGATCGTCCATCATCTCCGATTGAGCAGTtgatagaaaatgaaaatgCGCATAATTATTGTTCTCAACCAACGAATAATGATCCATTATCAAATCCTTCACCTAATACTACAAATTTATCTTCTAATACAACTGCTAGTTCATTCCCTACTTCATCAGATAATTTCTTAACAACAAATGGAAGTACAGAAAATGAAtggaaaaatacatttcaacaAGAAGAATTTCAGAAGCGTAATTTAAAGCAAACACGAAAGAATTCGGTTTTCACCTCGTAA
- the LOC123273368 gene encoding uncharacterized protein LOC123273368: protein MSRKMPRRKVDLGFSEARSDNLPRVDAFMVATYLATNSDFVSAEMKGAKASLSGRKSYGDAAIAYVQVKLQGPECTLKCLICPEHRVHNKSYRVTVVLNIVDEEILSIQCHDCAASLGGCKHSIAFLMWLHRRSEEPSPTDIESYWRKSVLSQVGSAIKFIRVKDFASDTNTTAVPKSFNTLQEFVNRTKQKNVQSQILQYFNSENTEKSLSIHNLLVDFINLGGISCDDFLQFSVNRMSPDLCDNIEKETQNQADCDFWFSLRYGRITASKAYEASRCNTPNGTLVELLVGGQKLRNTKAMERGKELEATVLQQVEQKLKRKFQKCGLFLSKDYPYLGASPDAIDDQFVVEIKCLASEKSFHTYIDTANYNKISMKYITQMQMQMLFTGRKKAMFIVADPTFEETRQFKSLIIDYDSQLVEKLLKDLNQVNDCLTGSVDFSISISKQSMIDSTAA from the exons ATGTCAAGAAAAATGCCTCGACGAAAAGTGGATCTTGGTTTTAGTGAAGCACGGTCTGATAATTTACCACGAGTTGATGCATTCATGGTTGCAACTTATCTCGCCACAAATTCTGATTTTGTATCAGCAGAAATGAAAGGAGCAAAAGCTAGCCT aTCTGGGAGAAAGTCATATGGAGATGCAGCCATTGCATATGTACAAGTTAAGCTTCAGGGACCTGAATGTACTCTCAAATGTCTTATTTGTCCTGAACACAGAGTACATAATAAATCATATAGAGTGACTgtagttttaaatattgttgatgaagaaattttatcgATTCAGTGTCATGATTGTGCCGCATCGttag GTGGATGTAAGCACTCCATAGCATTTTTGATGTGGCTACACAGACGATCTGAAGAACCATCTCCAACTGATATTGAAAGTTACTGGCGTAAATCAGTTTTATCTCAAGTTGGGTCAGCAATCAAATTTATTCGAGTAAAAGATTTTGCTTCTGATACAAATACTACTGCTGTACCTAAGTCTTTTAATACATTGCAAGAATTTGTCAAtagaacaaaacaaaaaaatgtacaGAGCCAAATCTTGCAGTATTTCAACTCTGAGAATACTGAAAAAAGTCTTTCAATACACAATTTATTAGTGgactttattaatttaggAGGAATATCATGTGATGATTTCTTACAGTTTAGTGTAAATCGAATGTCTCCTGACTTGTGTGATAATATAGAAAAAGAAACTCAAAATCAAGCAGATTGTGACTTTTGGTTCTCATTGCGGTATGGGCGAATAACAGCATCGAAAGCTTATGAAGCATCTCGCTGTAATACACCTAATGGAACATTAGTAGAGTTGCTTGTTGGAGGCCAAAAACTACGTAATACAAAAGCTATGGAACGAGGTAAAGAGCTGGAAGCTACGGTTTTACAACAAGTTGAGCAGAAGTTGAAGCGTAAATTCCAAAAGTGTGGTTTATTCTTATCCAAAGATTACCCATACTTAGGAGCTTCTCCAGATGCAATAGATGACCAATTCGTGGTAGAAATTAAATGCCTGGCGTCAGAAAAAAGCTTTCACACTTATATTGACACtgcaaattataataaaatttcaatgaaatatATTACTCAAATGCAGATGCAAATGCTTTTCACAGGAAGAAAAAAAGCAATGTTTATCGTAGCAGAcccaacttttgaagaaaCACGACAATTCAAATCTCTTATCATTGATTATGACTCACAActagttgaaaaattactaaaagaTCTAA ACCAGGTCAATGATTGTTTGACAGGATCTGTTgacttttcaatttcaatttctaaaCAATCAATGATTGATTCTACTGCTGCATAA